The sequence AGCACGAGATCGGCCCGCGCGCCTTCAGCGATAACCCCGCGGTCTTCGAGCCCGAACCAGCGGGCGGGCGCCGACGTGGCCGCGATGAGGGTTTCGGCGGGGGTGAGGCCGGCATCGACTAGCAACTCCAGTTCGTCGTGGAGTGACCTGCCGTGTTTGATGATCGGCACGGGGCCGACGCAGACCGAATCGGTGCCGGCGAACATCGGCACGCCGGCCATGCGGAGGTGGCGGGCGGTCTTGCGCGCCGTGTCGAAGGAATCGCTCTTCTTGATCCGCGCGGTGGTCTTCGCCGTCACGACCGTCGGGATAGTCACCACGCCGCGCTCAGCGAGCTCACGCGCCCGTGAGACGGACACAGGAAAGTCAGCCGGGGAATGAGTCAGGCAGTCGACTCCGCACCGCGCAGCAAGCTCAAACGCGCCGCTGGAGGCCGCGTGCGCCACCGTCTTGACCCCGCGCTCGCGTGCGTGCGTGACGATGGCCCGCACCACCTCCTCCGACGGCCCGCCATCACCGGGCGCCTCGCACACGATCTTGATGTAATCGGAGCCCTCCTTAAGGCGGCGCTCGATCCCGGCTGGGACCTGTGCTGGGTCGGTCACCACAGCGTAGTCCGGCGAGACGAACTTCGAGTGCACACCATTCGGGCCGATGAAGGGCACGCCGGCAGACAGCAGACCGACGCGCTCGGTTTCTTTCAGCTCCCGCATGAGAGCCGCGGGCCACATGGCCATGTCGAGACAGAACGTCACGCCATTGTGGGCGAGGCGCTCGAGGTCCTTATGCGTGCGTACGTGGACGTGTGAGTCGATAAGCCCTGGGATGAGCACGCGGTCGTTCTGTGCCGGGCGCGTTGGGCTGACGGGGCGTGCGTGGCCGGTGGATTGCGGCCCGGAGGCGTGCAGCTTGTCGGCAGCTATGGCTGTGGCGGGCGTGATGCGCCGAATGTGGCCGCCGGCGAGGTGGACGTCTACGGGGTCTGAGAGCGTCTTAGAGGTGCCGTCAAAGACGCGGACGTGGGAAATGATTGACGTATCGGTGTCGTGTGTTGTGGACATGCGCGCCAGTGTAGGGCGTGGGATTGCCACCCGTGACCCCGGAATCGGAACGCAAAAGAACGTGTCGTGGCCAGGCGATTTGGTGTCGGGGCGGGGGAGCGTTTACTCTTTTCAAGTCCGCAACGGACAGACGAGCCCCGTTCGTCTAGCGGCCTAGGACGCCGGCCTCTCACGCCGGTAACACGGGTTCAAATCCCGTACGGGGTACAAAGAAAACCGCCGCCCGGAAATTCCGACGAGGAACTTCCAGGCGGCGGTTTCGCTATGCCGCGACACGCTGGCGTGCCGCGGTAGCCTGCGCCAAAAGCCGAGAGCGGCAAGCGCGAGCGCTAAGCGCTAAGCGCGGGCGGCTACGCGGTCTCGGCCTTGTTCTTCTTCCGGCGCTCGATGATGGCCTGGATGATGATCGGCAGCACGGAGATGAAGATGATGAGCAGCATGATGCCCTCGATGGAATCCGCGATGCCCGGGATGTTGCCCAAAAAGTAGCCGACCATCGTCATCGACAGCACCCAGGTGACCGCACCGATGACGTTCCACACCACGAAGTGCCGGTAGCGCATGCCGGCAGTACCTGCCGCCAGCGGCACGTAGGTGCGCACGATGGGAACGAAGCGGCCCAACACCAGCGCGAGCGGGCCGCGTTTTTCGAAGAAGTCCTCCGCCGCATGCAGGTGCTTGGTCTTCAAAACGCGCGCGTCGTCTTTGAATAGCCGCCGGCCGAACTTGTGACCGAGGAAGAATCCCACCTGGTCGCCCAAGAACGCGGCGGTGATGGCGACGAGGATCAAAGTGGGCATCGACAAGTTCAGCTGATCCCGCAAGACCGCTGCCGTCACCAGCAGGGAATCGCCGGGCAAAAACGGGAACAGGACGCCGGATTCGATAAAGACGATGAGGGCGACGCCCGCCAGGACCCAGGGGCCAAACGAGGACAGGACGGCCTCTGCATCGAGGATGTCGGTGATCGAGTTCATGGCAGCCAATTATTTCATCCCGCCGCGCCTTCACCCCGTACCGCTGCCGGGCAAGTCGCTGTGAGGTGGCTGGGTTCGCGTGCTTTACGCGTTTGCCGCGATGGCGTTGGCAGCATTGATGAGCGCGGTTGCCCACTTATCGATGGGCGCGCGCCGGAAGTGCTCCGCCGAACCAGACAGTGAGAGCACGGCGAGCAAAGATCCATTGGCGTTGAGCACCGGCGCCGAGATCGAGGCGACGCCGGCCTCACGCTCCTCGAAAGATTCCGCATAGCCGCGGGTGCGGGCGGTCTCGATGTCGGCGGCGGTAAACGTCGCTGCCGCCGTGTCGACGTCCGTGTGCGCGGCGATAACGCGCGCCGCAGACCCGTGGGTGAGCGGCAGCTGCCGGCCGACGGGCACGATGTTGTGCAGCCCACTGGAGGGCTCGCGCGTGGCGATGCACGTGCGCGTCGTTCCCGTCAGCTGGAACAGCTGGACGGATTCCCCGGTCAGCTCGAGGAGGTCTTCCATGATCGGCCCGGCCGCGTGCAGGAGGTTGTCGCGGTTTCCCGGCATGCCCGGGCCGGTGGTCCACTTGCCGTCCGGGGTGCGGGTGAGAATTTGATGCGCTTCGAGCGCGGTGGCCAGGCGGTGCGTGGTCGCCCGCGGAAGTCCCGTGGTCTCGCACAGATCGTTAAGCGAGGAGGGGTGGTTCGCGGCGGCCAGCATGATGGCGATGGCACGATCGAGAACCTTGATCCCCGACACTGCGTTATAATCTCCCATATCCTGAAATCTACTTCTCGCATTATGAGATTTCAACCGGCGTGACGTCGGTTGCCGTGACCGAGGGAGGGAGACGCCATGAACGAAAAGCTCACTCTAGCGGAGAAGGTGTGGCGCGACCACGTCGTGCGCGCCGGCGCTGCGGGCGAACCGGACCTTTTGTACATCGACTTCCAGCTCCTCCACGAGGTCACCAGCCCGCAGGCGTTCGATGGGCTGCGGCTCGCCGGCCGCACGCTGCGGCACCCCGAGCTGCACCTGGCCACGGAGGATCACAACGTGCCCACGCGGGGCATCGCCACGGGCGCGCTCAGCGAGATTGCCGATGAGACGTCGCGGACCCAGGTGTCCACGCTGCGGGACAACTGCGCCGAGTTTGGGGTGCGCCTGCACTCGATGGGTGACGCGCAGCAGGGCATCGTGCACACCGTGGGTCCGCAGCTGGGTATTACCCAGCCGGGCATGACGATAGTGTGCGGCGACTCGCATACCTCCACGCACGGGGCGTTCGGCTCGATCGCGATGGGGATCGGCACCTCCGAGGTCGAGCACGTCATGGCCACGCAGACGCTGTCGCTGCAGCCGTTCAAGACGATGGCCATCGAAATCGACGGCCAGCTGCCCACAGGCGTGGGCGCGAAGGACGTGATTTTGGCGATCATCGCCAAGATCGGCACCGGCGGCGGCCAGGGCCACATCATTGAGTACCGCGGCGAGGCCGTCCGCGCGATGTCCATGGAGCAGCGCATGACGCTGTGCAACATGTCCATCGAGGCCGGCGCCCGCGCGGGGATGGTCGCGCCCGACGAGACGACGTTCGACTACGTGCGCGGCCGGGAGTTCGCGCCCGCGGGGGCGGACTGGGATGCGGCCGTGGACTATTGGCGGACGCTGCCCACGGATCCCGGCGCCGAATTCGACACCGTCGTGCGCCTCGATGCCGCCGAGCTCAGCCCGTTCGTCACGTGGGGCACAAACCCGGGGCAGGGTGCGCCGCTTGCGGCGCGGGTCCCCAATCCGGAGGACTTCGGCGACGACAACGCCCGGGCGGCCGCGGAGAAGGCGTTGCGGTACATGGATCTGACCCCGGGCACTGCGCTTCGCGATGTCCCCATCGACACCGTTTTCCTTGGCTCCTGCACCAATGCCCGCATTGAGGATTTGCGGGACGCGGCCGCGGTGGTGCGTGGCCGGCGGATCCACGCGGGCACGCGGATGCTGGTCGTGCCGTCGTCGGCGCAGGTGAAGCTTCAAGCCGAGCAGGAGGGGCTGGACGCGGTGTTTCGCGAGTTCGGCGCGGAGTGGCGCACCGCCGGCTGCTCGATGTGTCTGGGGATGAACCCGGACCAGCTGCGGCCGGGGGAGCGGTCGGCGTCGACGTCGAACCGCAACTTTGAGGGCCGCCAGGGGCCCGGCGGGCGCACGCACCTGGTCTCGCCGCAGGTGGCGGCGGCGACGGCCGTGGTCGGCCGGCTTGCCGCGCCGGCGGATCTCGAGCCGTTGGAACTCGCGCTGGCCGACCACGCGCCGGCGGATCATGCGCCGACTGCCCGCGCGTCGGGCGAGATCGCGGAATAGAGAACGGAGGAGCGGACATGGAAAAGTTTGAGACCTACACGGGCACGGGCGTGCCGCTGCGCGCCTCCAACGTGGACACCGACCAGATCATCCCGGCCGTCTACCTCAAGTCGGTGTCCAAGACCGGCTTCGGCAAAGGGCTTTTCGCCAGCTGGCGGCGCGACGCGCACTTCGTGCTCAACCAGGACGCGTTTAAGAACGGATCCGTCCTGTTCGCCGGCGCTGACTTCGGCACCGGGTCCTCGCGCGAGCACGCGGTGTGGGCCTTACAGGACTACGGCTTCCGCGCGGTGTTTTCCTCCCGGTTCGCGGATATCTTCCGCGGCAACGCCGGGAAATCCGGACTGCTCGCCGGGCTGATGGAACAAGAGGACATCGAACTTATCTGGAAGCAGCTCGAAAGCGGCGACACCTCGGTCACTGTCGATCTGGCCGCGAAGACCGTGACGGTCGGGGCCAACACGTACCGTTTCGACGTCGACGATTACACCCGCTGGCGCCTGCGCGAGGGGCTCGACGACATCGGACTGACCCTCCGCCATGCCGACGACATCGCCCGCTTCGAGGCTAAGCGCCCGCGGGTTAAGCCCGCGGTGTGATCTGTGGGCAGCGGCGGCGGTGTGCGGTAACCGCGGGGAGCGGGGTCCGCGGACCCCGCTACTTCACGGGCAGCGGGCTCGCCAGGTAGTCGGCCGCAACGAGCTCGTCGCCGGCGAACGACAGCACCCACACCGACGCCTTTTTCACCTTGAGCTCGTCTACTTCCTTCGCCAAAAAGCCCGGGTCGACCGCGTCCAGGATCCCCGGGATGACCCCGCCCTGCGCCACGACGACCGGCACGCCGCCGCCGGCGACTACCTTGTCGAAGGCTTTTCGGGCCGATTTCGGCTTGTCCTCCCACGCGGCATCGCCAAGCGCGGGCTCGACGGTGATGGGCATGCTGAGCTCATCGGCAAGCGGGGCGGCGGTCTGGCGGCAACGGTCCGGCTCCGCGGAATAGATAGCCGTGAGCTGGTAGGCGCTCAGAAGCGGCACGAGCATCTCCGCCTGGCGGCGGCCCTTTTTATCCAGCGGGCGCAAGTTGTCGTCCCCGCTCCAGGTCTCGCGCTTGTGGGCGCGGGCGTGGCGCACGTAGAGCACCCGCGCGGTCACGGAGGTGCGCAGCGCGTCCTTCGCCTTGTCCAGCACCTGCTCGTCTAGGTCGTACGAGACCATCTTGCGGGCCTTTTTCAGCGAGACCCACTTCATCTGGTCGACCTCGCCGTTCTTCTTGAACTTGCCGCCGGTGACCTCCGCGAGCCAGTAGTAGACCACCTTCGTGCGGCCCTGCACCGGGTAGGTGGCCTTGCCCAAAAGCGAGCCCAGGCGGACCTCCATGCCGGTCTCTTCGGCAATCTCGCGCGCCGCGGTCACCGGCAGCGACTCCCCGGCGTCGACCTTGCCCTTCGCCAGCGACCAGTCGTCGTAGTGCGGGCGGTGAATGACGGCCACTTCCGGGTCTTTCGGATCCCCGCGCCAGAGCACCGCGCCGGCCGCGAGCGTCGTCTTTTTAAACTCCGCCGCCGGATCCGGGCTGATGGACTGGTGGCGGCCCTTGAGGTAGGAGACGGACTTTTTGTCCTTGTCGGTTTCGTGCATCCGCTTGTCGTTGGGCATGAGGGCGCTCCTTACACCGAGGTGGACGTGTATGTCGCAGCAATTTACGCCCCTAAACCCTAATCGAGTGCGTGCGCCTTGCGGAAACAGCATGCATTAAGCTGGCCGGGAGTTTCGAACAAGGAGGTACGCCATGCCTACTGTCGCCGTGATGGGTGCAGGGTCGTGGGGCACGACCCTGGCGAAAGTCTTCGCCGACGCCGGCAACGACGTGCAGTTGTGGGCCCGCCGCGCGGAGCTTGCCAGCGCCATCGCCCGCACCCACCGCAACGCCGACTACCTTCCCGATGTCCGCCTGCCTAAGGCCGTCCGGCCCACCACCGACCCGCGGGAGGCTTTGCAGGGTGCGGACATCGTGGTGCTCGGCGTGCCGTCGCAGACCCTGCGCACGAACCTGGAGGCGTGGGGCGACGCCGTGCCTGACGATGCCACGCTGGTGTCCATCTCCAAGGGCGTGGAAATGCACACTCGTAAGCGCATGAGCGAGGTCATCGCCGATACGACCGGCGCGGACCCCGCGCGCATCGCCGTGCTCAGCGGGCCGAACCTGGCGCGGGAGGTCGCCGACGAGCAGGTCGCGGCTACCGTCATCGCCTGCACGGACGAAAAGCGCGCCCGCGAAGTCCAGCACGCAGTCGCCGCGCCGTATTTGCGCCCGTACACCAACACCGACGTCATCGGGGTGGAAGTCGGCGGCGCGTGCAAAAACGTCATCGCGCTGGCATGCGGCATGGCCTCGGGCCGCGAGCTCGGCCACAACACCGCCGCGACGCTTATCACCCGCGGGCTGGCGGAGATCACGCGGCTCGGGGTAAAGCTCGGCGCCGA is a genomic window of Corynebacterium massiliense DSM 45435 containing:
- the leuC gene encoding 3-isopropylmalate dehydratase large subunit gives rise to the protein MNEKLTLAEKVWRDHVVRAGAAGEPDLLYIDFQLLHEVTSPQAFDGLRLAGRTLRHPELHLATEDHNVPTRGIATGALSEIADETSRTQVSTLRDNCAEFGVRLHSMGDAQQGIVHTVGPQLGITQPGMTIVCGDSHTSTHGAFGSIAMGIGTSEVEHVMATQTLSLQPFKTMAIEIDGQLPTGVGAKDVILAIIAKIGTGGGQGHIIEYRGEAVRAMSMEQRMTLCNMSIEAGARAGMVAPDETTFDYVRGREFAPAGADWDAAVDYWRTLPTDPGAEFDTVVRLDAAELSPFVTWGTNPGQGAPLAARVPNPEDFGDDNARAAAEKALRYMDLTPGTALRDVPIDTVFLGSCTNARIEDLRDAAAVVRGRRIHAGTRMLVVPSSAQVKLQAEQEGLDAVFREFGAEWRTAGCSMCLGMNPDQLRPGERSASTSNRNFEGRQGPGGRTHLVSPQVAAATAVVGRLAAPADLEPLELALADHAPADHAPTARASGEIAE
- a CDS encoding IclR family transcriptional regulator — translated: MGDYNAVSGIKVLDRAIAIMLAAANHPSSLNDLCETTGLPRATTHRLATALEAHQILTRTPDGKWTTGPGMPGNRDNLLHAAGPIMEDLLELTGESVQLFQLTGTTRTCIATREPSSGLHNIVPVGRQLPLTHGSAARVIAAHTDVDTAAATFTAADIETARTRGYAESFEEREAGVASISAPVLNANGSLLAVLSLSGSAEHFRRAPIDKWATALINAANAIAANA
- the leuD gene encoding 3-isopropylmalate dehydratase small subunit, encoding MEKFETYTGTGVPLRASNVDTDQIIPAVYLKSVSKTGFGKGLFASWRRDAHFVLNQDAFKNGSVLFAGADFGTGSSREHAVWALQDYGFRAVFSSRFADIFRGNAGKSGLLAGLMEQEDIELIWKQLESGDTSVTVDLAAKTVTVGANTYRFDVDDYTRWRLREGLDDIGLTLRHADDIARFEAKRPRVKPAV
- a CDS encoding bifunctional NUDIX hydrolase/histidine phosphatase family protein — translated: MPNDKRMHETDKDKKSVSYLKGRHQSISPDPAAEFKKTTLAAGAVLWRGDPKDPEVAVIHRPHYDDWSLAKGKVDAGESLPVTAAREIAEETGMEVRLGSLLGKATYPVQGRTKVVYYWLAEVTGGKFKKNGEVDQMKWVSLKKARKMVSYDLDEQVLDKAKDALRTSVTARVLYVRHARAHKRETWSGDDNLRPLDKKGRRQAEMLVPLLSAYQLTAIYSAEPDRCRQTAAPLADELSMPITVEPALGDAAWEDKPKSARKAFDKVVAGGGVPVVVAQGGVIPGILDAVDPGFLAKEVDELKVKKASVWVLSFAGDELVAADYLASPLPVK
- a CDS encoding NAD(P)H-dependent glycerol-3-phosphate dehydrogenase; translation: MPTVAVMGAGSWGTTLAKVFADAGNDVQLWARRAELASAIARTHRNADYLPDVRLPKAVRPTTDPREALQGADIVVLGVPSQTLRTNLEAWGDAVPDDATLVSISKGVEMHTRKRMSEVIADTTGADPARIAVLSGPNLAREVADEQVAATVIACTDEKRAREVQHAVAAPYLRPYTNTDVIGVEVGGACKNVIALACGMASGRELGHNTAATLITRGLAEITRLGVKLGADERTFAGLAGLGDLVATCNSTLSRNRTFGFRLGRGGTLEEAKAATNGQVAEGVISSESIYRLAESVGVEMPITQAVYGVCHEQMSVADMIIALMGRSKKAE
- a CDS encoding amidohydrolase family protein, giving the protein MSTTHDTDTSIISHVRVFDGTSKTLSDPVDVHLAGGHIRRITPATAIAADKLHASGPQSTGHARPVSPTRPAQNDRVLIPGLIDSHVHVRTHKDLERLAHNGVTFCLDMAMWPAALMRELKETERVGLLSAGVPFIGPNGVHSKFVSPDYAVVTDPAQVPAGIERRLKEGSDYIKIVCEAPGDGGPSEEVVRAIVTHARERGVKTVAHAASSGAFELAARCGVDCLTHSPADFPVSVSRARELAERGVVTIPTVVTAKTTARIKKSDSFDTARKTARHLRMAGVPMFAGTDSVCVGPVPIIKHGRSLHDELELLVDAGLTPAETLIAATSAPARWFGLEDRGVIAEGARADLVLINGNPLTDISRTRNIDGVWLGGKRVR
- a CDS encoding DedA family protein — protein: MNSITDILDAEAVLSSFGPWVLAGVALIVFIESGVLFPFLPGDSLLVTAAVLRDQLNLSMPTLILVAITAAFLGDQVGFFLGHKFGRRLFKDDARVLKTKHLHAAEDFFEKRGPLALVLGRFVPIVRTYVPLAAGTAGMRYRHFVVWNVIGAVTWVLSMTMVGYFLGNIPGIADSIEGIMLLIIFISVLPIIIQAIIERRKKNKAETA